Proteins encoded by one window of Verrucomicrobia bacterium CG1_02_43_26:
- a CDS encoding quinolinate synthase, protein MFKKTFEPLVFKPEKVDSKTFTKEQEEILALKKDLNAVILAHNYQIPAIQEVADFVGDSLGLAYKAAETDADVIVFCGVHFMAETAKIINPNKQVLLPDLEAGCSLSESCPAEKLAAYKEKHPELYVVAYINCSAGVKALSDLICTSGNAVELVKKVPADREILFVPDQNLGQWVSKKAGRPMHLWPGSCYAHIQFTARSLEKVRTLYPNAPLVAHPECLEAVRDMADEVCSTEKMVSFCKNNKADTFIIVTESGMITRLRREIPDKTFVAGPTEHCACSECKYMKMNTVEKLLACMKNRSPEIVLPEDIREKALVPIQRMLEWSR, encoded by the coding sequence ATGTTCAAGAAGACTTTCGAACCCTTGGTGTTTAAACCGGAAAAGGTAGACTCAAAAACGTTTACAAAGGAACAGGAGGAAATTCTTGCTCTAAAAAAAGATCTAAACGCGGTTATCCTGGCTCATAATTACCAAATTCCGGCCATACAAGAGGTAGCAGACTTTGTGGGGGATTCTTTAGGCCTAGCTTACAAAGCAGCGGAAACAGACGCAGATGTGATCGTATTTTGCGGCGTGCACTTCATGGCTGAAACCGCCAAGATTATTAATCCAAATAAACAAGTCCTATTACCGGATTTAGAGGCTGGGTGCTCTTTGTCTGAATCTTGCCCAGCAGAAAAGCTAGCGGCTTATAAAGAAAAACACCCGGAGTTGTACGTAGTTGCTTATATTAATTGCTCCGCCGGAGTAAAGGCCTTAAGTGATCTTATTTGCACGAGTGGCAATGCGGTCGAGTTAGTTAAAAAAGTTCCAGCTGATAGGGAAATTCTTTTTGTCCCGGATCAAAATTTAGGCCAATGGGTTTCTAAAAAAGCAGGTCGCCCTATGCATTTATGGCCAGGCAGTTGTTACGCCCATATTCAATTTACCGCGCGTTCGTTAGAGAAAGTACGAACGCTCTACCCGAATGCTCCGCTGGTAGCGCATCCGGAATGCTTGGAAGCCGTGCGAGATATGGCGGATGAGGTCTGTAGTACCGAGAAAATGGTCAGCTTTTGTAAAAACAATAAAGCAGATACTTTTATTATCGTAACTGAATCAGGTATGATTACTCGCCTAAGAAGGGAGATCCCGGATAAGACATTTGTTGCGGGTCCCACAGAGCATTGTGCTTGCAGTGAGTGTAAATACATGAAAATGAATACCGTAGAAAAGCTTTTAGCTTGCATGAAAAATCGCAGTCCTGAAATTGTCCTTCCCGAGGATATCCGCGAAAAGGCTTTAGTGCCGATTCAACGTATGCTGGAGTGGTCTCGCTAG
- a CDS encoding transcriptional repressor, with protein sequence MNNPTILEADESLFREFLASKGLRITSQRIAVFLASVKQEKHFTAEELLAQARSLDNTVSRATVYRTLPLLIENAVIREIDIGKDYKYYVANHKSKTFQTQIVCSDCERIFEIDAPFMEWYGKAVSDKLKMGMESQRLQITAHCLEKQKNGLCAKKHG encoded by the coding sequence ATGAACAACCCTACGATATTAGAAGCAGATGAGTCTCTCTTCAGGGAGTTCTTGGCAAGCAAGGGCTTACGGATTACGAGCCAGCGAATTGCTGTCTTTCTGGCATCAGTGAAACAGGAAAAACACTTTACTGCTGAAGAATTACTTGCCCAAGCGAGGAGCCTCGATAATACAGTTTCTAGGGCAACGGTTTACCGCACGTTACCGCTATTAATTGAAAATGCGGTTATCCGTGAGATTGATATAGGCAAGGACTATAAATATTACGTTGCTAACCACAAAAGTAAAACTTTCCAGACCCAGATTGTCTGTAGTGACTGTGAGCGTATATTTGAGATAGATGCTCCTTTTATGGAGTGGTATGGCAAGGCTGTTTCCGATAAATTAAAGATGGGTATGGAGTCTCAGCGGCTTCAAATCACCGCGCATTGTTTAGAAAAGCAGAAAAATGGCCTTTGCGCCAAAAAGCATGGATAA
- a CDS encoding LPS export ABC transporter ATP-binding protein translates to MGLRSKNLVKKYGKKQVVSDISIGVEEGEIIGLLGPNGAGKTTSFYMIVGLVPVTSGEVFLDDNALTEKPMHKRARMGIGYLPQEPSVFRKLTVKQNLQAVAETLNVSKKEQKAVVEECLEELHLTSLADQKAYTLSGGERRRLEISRALVKKPKYLLMDEPFSGVDPINVADVQEIILKLKGKGIGILITDHNVRETLKIVDRAYLIHEGRVLCEGDSTFLVNDEKSRRFYLGDHFNL, encoded by the coding sequence ATGGGCTTGAGATCTAAAAATCTTGTAAAAAAATACGGCAAAAAACAGGTTGTCTCTGATATCAGCATCGGTGTCGAAGAAGGGGAGATAATCGGTTTGCTCGGGCCAAACGGTGCCGGTAAGACCACGAGCTTTTACATGATCGTTGGCCTTGTGCCCGTTACATCCGGCGAAGTTTTTCTAGATGATAACGCGCTTACCGAAAAGCCCATGCATAAAAGAGCGAGGATGGGAATTGGTTATCTGCCCCAAGAACCTTCTGTTTTTAGAAAGTTAACGGTAAAGCAAAATCTCCAAGCTGTAGCCGAAACCCTGAATGTCAGCAAAAAGGAACAAAAAGCCGTTGTGGAGGAGTGCCTAGAAGAGCTTCATTTAACCTCCCTAGCAGATCAAAAAGCTTATACATTGAGCGGGGGAGAACGCAGACGGCTTGAAATATCCCGCGCACTTGTCAAAAAGCCGAAATACCTCCTCATGGATGAGCCCTTCAGTGGCGTGGACCCTATTAACGTTGCCGATGTCCAAGAAATTATTTTGAAACTAAAAGGAAAAGGGATTGGTATATTAATTACCGATCATAATGTGCGTGAGACGCTTAAAATAGTAGACCGCGCATACCTAATCCATGAAGGTCGCGTGCTCTGCGAGGGTGATAGCACGTTTTTGGTAAATGATGAGAAAAGCCGTCGCTTTTACTTGGGTGACCATTTTAATTTGTAA
- a CDS encoding HPr(Ser) kinase/phosphatase has protein sequence MTVRQLVTKIEKISVKEFYETFKKKLQLELVLPRTDLTKMIREKSINRPALALTGYMKYFAHKRLQLLGAGEMGFLKDMGEVMQEHVLTEIARKKIPCMIVSRNLVPTKAMIKVSEKFDIPLFRTKMKSKDFTAEATVLLEEKMAPRTTIHGTLLDVKGIGALIQGKSGIGKSECALALINRGHSLVADDLIHVRLVGEMELLGTCSPLSRGYMESRGIGIINIVELFGIRAVRLEKRIDIVINFVEWTPGMVEERTGLDQKTATILGIEVPRVEIPVRPGRDMARLVEVATMVHALKIMGHDSAANFNDKLIQNMNHSK, from the coding sequence ATGACCGTTAGACAACTTGTTACCAAAATTGAAAAAATATCCGTAAAGGAATTTTACGAGACATTTAAGAAAAAGCTGCAGCTAGAACTGGTGCTTCCCCGTACGGATTTAACAAAAATGATTCGTGAAAAAAGTATCAATCGCCCGGCATTGGCGTTAACGGGCTATATGAAGTATTTTGCCCACAAGCGTCTACAATTACTGGGTGCAGGCGAAATGGGTTTCTTGAAGGATATGGGCGAAGTTATGCAAGAACATGTGCTGACGGAGATCGCACGGAAGAAAATTCCCTGCATGATCGTTTCCAGAAATCTTGTTCCGACAAAAGCCATGATCAAAGTGTCTGAAAAGTTTGATATCCCGCTTTTCCGTACAAAAATGAAATCTAAGGACTTCACTGCAGAAGCCACCGTGCTTCTGGAGGAAAAGATGGCACCTAGAACAACGATTCATGGTACATTACTAGACGTTAAGGGTATAGGCGCACTGATTCAGGGCAAGAGCGGTATTGGTAAAAGTGAATGCGCGTTGGCATTGATTAACCGCGGGCATAGTTTAGTAGCAGATGACTTAATTCATGTAAGACTAGTAGGTGAAATGGAACTCTTGGGCACATGCTCTCCCCTGAGTCGAGGGTACATGGAGTCTAGAGGAATTGGTATTATCAACATCGTAGAGTTATTTGGCATACGTGCTGTGCGTTTAGAAAAACGTATCGATATTGTCATTAATTTTGTTGAATGGACTCCTGGAATGGTTGAAGAACGCACTGGCTTAGACCAAAAAACAGCTACCATCTTGGGTATTGAAGTGCCGCGTGTGGAGATACCGGTTCGCCCGGGGAGGGACATGGCTCGGTTAGTAGAAGTAGCAACCATGGTACATGCTTTAAAGATCATGGGCCACGATTCCGCAGCTAATTTCAATGATAAATTGATTCAAAATATGAATCACTCGAAGTAA
- a CDS encoding chromosomal replication initiator DnaA, translating into MLSETKDVDTDIWSIVKNDFRGLFPQEVFKTWFDPMELCEETEESITLTVANDFAAIWIEDNYMDLIKKRFHMALGRPINVVLKVNPQDLDEQNAIAEKKSAKRHPEFDKETYAKPAKINNPNGKFKLNPKNTFENFVVGPGSQLAHAACIAVANAPAQAYNPLFLYGNTGLGKTHLMHAVAHQVLKNKPDANVVYISTEKFTNEFIHAIQENTLVAFRKRYRNVDILLIDDIHFLSGKERIQEEFFHTFNELFESGKQIFLASDRPAAEIAKLESRLLSRFQWGLVTDIQAPDLETRVAILSKKSAAMALDIPQKVLEFLAERVSRNVRRLEGALTRVASYLAINRGKIEVSTVERLLQDILREEAKCQITVEGIQKKVCDYYHIRQADMLSKKRPANIAFPRQIAMYLSRLLTRKSFQEIGERFGGRDHGTVIHACKTVENMIEQDESVKRNLDYLQGQLTSLHAS; encoded by the coding sequence ATGCTGAGCGAAACTAAAGATGTTGATACGGATATTTGGTCTATCGTAAAAAACGATTTTCGAGGCCTATTTCCACAAGAAGTATTTAAGACGTGGTTTGATCCCATGGAACTGTGCGAGGAAACGGAGGAATCCATCACGTTGACCGTTGCTAACGACTTTGCTGCCATATGGATAGAGGACAACTATATGGATTTGATCAAAAAGCGTTTTCATATGGCTTTAGGTAGACCTATTAACGTTGTGTTGAAAGTCAATCCACAAGATTTAGATGAACAAAATGCAATTGCGGAAAAGAAATCGGCAAAGCGTCATCCTGAATTTGACAAAGAAACCTATGCAAAACCTGCCAAAATCAATAATCCTAATGGCAAGTTTAAGCTAAATCCTAAAAACACCTTTGAAAACTTTGTAGTAGGCCCGGGTAGCCAATTAGCCCACGCAGCGTGTATCGCAGTTGCCAACGCCCCGGCACAAGCCTATAATCCCTTGTTTCTATACGGGAATACTGGTCTAGGCAAAACTCACTTAATGCATGCTGTCGCTCACCAGGTGCTCAAAAATAAGCCGGATGCTAATGTTGTCTATATCTCTACGGAAAAATTCACAAATGAGTTTATCCACGCTATTCAGGAAAATACCCTGGTTGCTTTTCGTAAGCGTTATCGTAACGTAGATATCTTGCTAATTGACGATATTCATTTCCTGTCCGGTAAGGAACGTATACAGGAGGAGTTTTTTCATACGTTTAATGAGTTATTTGAATCCGGCAAACAGATCTTTTTAGCAAGTGACCGTCCAGCTGCCGAAATCGCAAAATTGGAAAGTCGCCTTTTATCACGTTTTCAATGGGGTCTTGTAACAGATATTCAAGCACCTGATCTTGAAACACGCGTGGCGATTCTTTCCAAAAAGTCTGCGGCTATGGCCCTGGATATCCCCCAAAAGGTCCTTGAGTTTTTAGCAGAACGAGTTTCCCGTAACGTCAGGCGTTTAGAAGGTGCTTTGACAAGAGTTGCTAGCTATTTAGCGATTAACCGTGGTAAAATAGAGGTCTCTACCGTAGAGCGTTTATTACAGGATATTTTAAGAGAAGAGGCTAAATGCCAGATCACAGTGGAAGGTATTCAGAAAAAGGTATGTGATTATTACCACATTCGCCAAGCAGACATGCTCAGTAAGAAAAGGCCGGCTAACATTGCCTTTCCACGGCAAATCGCCATGTACCTGAGTAGACTTCTCACTCGTAAATCTTTTCAAGAAATAGGTGAGCGTTTTGGCGGTCGAGATCACGGCACAGTCATTCACGCTTGCAAAACAGTAGAGAACATGATAGAGCAAGATGAGTCAGTTAAAAGAAATCTGGACTACTTACAGGGCCAATTGACTAGCCTGCATGCCTCATGA
- a CDS encoding type I glyceraldehyde-3-phosphate dehydrogenase — translation MAVKVAINGFGRIGRLVFRALVDKGLLGKEINVVAINDLVPADNLAYLLKYDSMQGRFKGTVECVDQHTIKVNNHSIQCLAIKEGPSAMPWAALDVDIVMECTGLFTEAEKAQGHINAGAKKVIISAPGKGDVKTVVIGVNCESITPEDNIISNASCTTNCLAPVAKVLLENFGIEEGLMTTVHSYTATQKTVDGPSHKDWKGGRSAAINIIPASTGAAKAVGLVLPELKGKLTGMSFRVPTATVSVVDLTVRTSKPTSYKEICQKMKEASNGNLKGLLSYTEDEVVSSDFIHDSSSSIFDAGSGIELNERFFKLVSWYDNEWGYSNRCVELIQKVAKLLPKHAHANA, via the coding sequence ATGGCAGTAAAAGTAGCTATAAATGGTTTTGGTCGCATCGGTCGTTTGGTCTTTCGCGCTCTCGTAGATAAGGGCCTCCTCGGCAAGGAAATTAATGTAGTCGCTATCAACGACTTGGTGCCGGCAGATAATTTAGCATATCTTCTCAAATACGATTCCATGCAAGGTCGTTTTAAGGGAACAGTTGAGTGCGTTGATCAACACACAATCAAAGTCAATAATCATTCGATCCAATGTCTCGCCATCAAAGAGGGTCCGTCTGCCATGCCGTGGGCTGCGCTGGATGTAGACATTGTCATGGAGTGTACTGGCCTATTTACTGAGGCTGAAAAGGCACAAGGCCATATCAACGCAGGCGCTAAAAAGGTCATCATCTCTGCTCCTGGAAAGGGTGATGTTAAAACAGTCGTCATCGGCGTCAATTGTGAGAGCATTACACCTGAGGATAATATTATCTCAAACGCTTCATGCACCACTAATTGCTTAGCTCCTGTAGCAAAAGTCTTATTGGAAAATTTTGGCATCGAAGAGGGGCTTATGACAACTGTCCACAGCTATACCGCAACTCAGAAGACGGTTGATGGCCCGTCTCATAAAGACTGGAAGGGTGGTCGTAGCGCGGCTATCAATATCATCCCAGCCTCAACCGGTGCCGCTAAGGCTGTTGGCTTGGTTCTTCCAGAGCTAAAGGGCAAACTCACTGGTATGTCTTTCAGAGTTCCTACCGCTACAGTATCCGTCGTAGACTTAACTGTCCGCACCAGCAAACCGACTTCCTACAAAGAAATTTGCCAGAAGATGAAAGAAGCGTCTAATGGTAACCTTAAGGGTCTTTTGAGTTATACTGAGGATGAGGTTGTCTCGTCTGATTTTATTCACGACTCTTCTTCATCTATTTTCGATGCCGGCTCTGGTATAGAGCTCAATGAACGCTTCTTTAAGCTCGTTAGCTGGTATGACAATGAATGGGGCTACAGCAACCGTTGCGTAGAGCTTATCCAAAAGGTAGCTAAATTGCTCCCCAAGCATGCGCATGCCAATGCTTAG
- a CDS encoding bifunctional phosphoribosylaminoimidazolecarboxamide formyltransferase/IMP cyclohydrolase translates to MEHYALLSVSDKTGLAQFAQALVNDHGYKLMASGNTAAVLKKAGLVVEEVSDYTNFPEMMDGRIKTLHPKIHGGILCKRSDPKHVEQADARGIRLIDLVIVNLYPFTQTIESHDCTLEKAIENIDIGGPSLLRSAAKNYRDVTVVSDPADYDRILSKLNNPEQLKQLRWELATKAFQQTARYDQAIAKYLATQGDEPDLASITGFTETYQIELPIAKRLRYGENPHQQAALYGHFFDYFKQLRGKDLSYNNILDITAATYLIGEFEKATIAILKHTNPCGVATADNIELAWENALATDRQSPFGGIIVANRTIDDLLASKIADLFCEVIIAPCFTDKALDIFSKKKNLRLMISTAAMGSETLREARSVLGGVLLQDRDQKRTNPSNWNFVTERKPSAEEMEAMLFGWRVVKHVKSNAIVLAKGEQTLGIGAGQMSRIDSTHIAIDKAKQSGLSLKNAIMASDAFFPFADAIIIAAEAGITAIIQPGGSVRDPEVVQAANENNIAMVFTNNRHFRH, encoded by the coding sequence ATGGAACACTATGCGCTTTTATCAGTGAGTGATAAAACTGGCCTTGCTCAATTTGCGCAAGCTTTGGTAAATGATCACGGTTACAAGTTGATGGCTTCAGGAAATACTGCTGCTGTATTAAAAAAAGCTGGTCTGGTGGTTGAAGAGGTAAGTGATTACACCAACTTTCCAGAAATGATGGATGGCCGTATTAAAACTTTGCATCCTAAAATTCACGGAGGAATTCTCTGCAAACGTTCCGACCCCAAGCACGTTGAGCAAGCCGATGCCCGTGGAATTCGCCTCATTGATCTTGTAATCGTCAACCTATACCCGTTTACGCAAACGATCGAATCCCATGACTGTACTTTAGAAAAAGCGATCGAAAACATAGATATCGGTGGTCCTTCTCTCTTGCGATCGGCAGCCAAAAATTACAGGGATGTCACCGTGGTTTCAGACCCAGCCGACTATGATCGCATTTTAAGCAAGCTGAATAATCCTGAGCAACTCAAACAGCTCAGATGGGAGCTCGCTACCAAGGCTTTTCAGCAAACCGCACGCTACGATCAAGCAATCGCTAAATACCTTGCTACCCAAGGAGATGAGCCAGACTTAGCTTCCATCACTGGCTTTACAGAAACTTACCAAATAGAACTCCCGATCGCTAAGCGGCTTCGGTACGGTGAAAACCCGCATCAGCAAGCTGCTTTGTATGGTCATTTCTTTGATTATTTTAAACAACTCCGGGGTAAGGATCTTAGTTATAACAATATTTTAGACATCACAGCGGCAACATACCTGATCGGTGAGTTTGAAAAAGCAACTATAGCCATCTTAAAACATACTAATCCGTGTGGGGTCGCCACCGCGGATAACATCGAATTGGCTTGGGAAAATGCGCTTGCTACGGATAGACAATCTCCCTTCGGAGGCATCATTGTGGCAAATCGCACCATAGATGATCTTTTGGCTAGTAAAATAGCAGACTTGTTTTGCGAGGTCATAATTGCTCCTTGTTTCACGGATAAGGCATTGGATATTTTTTCTAAAAAGAAAAACCTTCGTCTCATGATTTCTACGGCAGCAATGGGCTCGGAAACGCTTCGTGAGGCGCGTTCCGTTTTAGGAGGCGTCTTACTTCAGGATAGAGACCAAAAAAGGACAAATCCCTCAAATTGGAATTTTGTAACAGAGCGAAAACCGTCAGCAGAAGAAATGGAGGCTATGCTATTTGGCTGGCGTGTTGTAAAACATGTAAAATCAAATGCAATCGTGCTTGCAAAAGGGGAGCAAACGCTAGGAATAGGTGCAGGCCAAATGTCTCGTATCGATAGCACCCATATAGCTATAGATAAGGCTAAGCAATCCGGCTTAAGCTTGAAAAACGCTATCATGGCTTCCGATGCCTTTTTCCCTTTCGCTGATGCCATTATTATCGCTGCCGAAGCAGGCATAACAGCCATCATTCAACCGGGTGGATCTGTGCGTGATCCAGAGGTCGTTCAAGCAGCTAATGAAAATAATATTGCTATGGTATTTACAAACAACCGTCATTTCCGTCATTAA